The segment TCGTCCATGCTCGTGCCAACTACCGCATTTGTCTCGCCGAAATGGCCTCCACGCTTTTGGAGCCAGGCCGACCCACCATCCACGTTGCTCGAGTTAGCGGAGTAGCCATTTTGACACAAGTTGCTTGATGAAACTCCATAAAGTCATTAATAATGGCGAGAACATGGAGACTAGGGTCTGAGGGCCCGTAGATCCGATGCACGGCCTCGACTAGCCAGCAGGTAGGCAACGCGGGCTCGTAGTTTATTTTGACCTGTGAAGAAGAGCCAATGTGCGGAGAGGGTGGCATTGGCAGTCAATAGTCTGGCGTACAAACCGACGCGGTATAAATACCACGGCTGCCATCTTGCGTCTTGCTGAGCGGGATTGATTCACACGCCCGAAAACATATACAACCCATACATATCCAGTCAGGAAATACCAAAATGCACACGCCGCTTACTTTTGCAGCCGACGCCAACAccgacatctggaagaaGCCTCCCGCGCATGACGTCTTTACAGGTAAAACCACacacctcacctcacctcacACAATGTTCATCACCAGACCACGCGCAACTTGTTCATTTGTAACTTTATCcaaataaaaataaaaataaaaataaaaaaaaactaattcGCCGCAGCCCCCTATCGCGTCCATTCCAAGGGCCCAACCCTCGGCTTCAAATCCGCATGCATCACCTTCCTCGCCACATACACCCACCAGTTCGACCAGGCCGGCATCCTCTTCAAGTTCACCAACGGCGCCGACAGGAAATGGATCAAGTCGGGCATCGAGCTCTTCAACGACGCGCCTCGGCTGTCCACCGTCTGCACCGACAACTACTCCGACTGGAGCGTCTCAGACGCCCCCTGCGGCCACGAGGTCCGCAACGCCTCCCGCCCCGTCACCATCTCCGTCGAGCGCAGCGACGACGGGACCGGCACGACGCTGTGGGTGTACCACCTCGACCGGGACGGCGGCAAGACGCCCCTGAGGGAAATCACCTGGCCGTTTGGGacggccgccggcgacgggtgggaggtcgaggtcgccgccgccattgcgaGGCCCTCCAAGGACACGGCGGATAAGTTGGAGGCCACGTTTACCGAGTTTACCGTCAACTGGAACTGATGGGCTATTTTTACCGTGTCTGGTGCGTATTTGAGAACGAGTCTGGGCGGGAATACAAATATTATGATTTAAATGCAAACACATAAAGCAGCTCCTGTGCTGAATGGCATGAGATATTCCCAGCCTCAGACAGTGTCCGCGACTCAGTGTCAACGTCAGCTATTCAAGTACATGTTCAGTCAAGAGCCCCTTCATCAAAAAGTGCAACGGGCATCATTGTTCCATGGCCAAGCACAAACAATAGATGTGCCCGCATATTGACAGACAATCCCTCGAGTCCGTGACAgataaccctaaccctatGCCTTCCTATCGTGTCCGTGTCCGTGCCCGCGTCATGATGAACCTTAAGCACGTGACTTCTGGTCGGCGGTAACCACGCCGCAGCGTCCCTTTGCCAGCTTGACCAGAGCGACTGAGCCAGCGACCATCTCGGCGAGCTTGTCCAGAATCCGTGCCGAGTAGCTCTGTCGCCAGCTTGCATTCGGCCGACCCCGAAATCAATCGTCAAGCAATGCATGTGCACAGCCGTCAACACAGCCGTCAACTTGATTGACAACCCCCGGCCGGCGCCCAAAATAATTTCGCCCTCGAGGGCGTTCGAATCCTCGAGGTCGGCGGTGACTCAGCAAGAGGCTTGACGCGACGCAAAACTCTGCCCGTGCCCATCCCCACTCGACCACCCCGTCCGCTGCGCCCACGACCAAAGTCGTCGCCCCATGCTCACCTTTTTTCTGCACTTTTCCTCGACCAGAccccatgccatgccatgctgaACACATCGTCACAGTGCAGACTCGTCGACACGCACACAACGCCCGTCCCATGAGACCGTTGCCCGTTCGTGGCATTGCTCCAGGTCAATCCGGTTGGAGAGGGCCAAGAATATTCATGTCTTATCCATAATAGTACTGTGTTACTGGGATAGAGTTTTTTTGTACATTTatttgtctttttttttctttgtccGGTGGGGGGATCCGAAACTCCATATTCACCATCAAATTGTATTCGACATTTGCACACACCACATCAACCTCATGTCTTCGTTTTTAACACCCACCCGAAAACCTAGCGCGGGCGGCCCGGCCAAGTCTCCCTTTGCGCGGCCAAATGCCGCCCGGGCTCTGAGGGAGCGCGAGGAGCGCCGCCAGATGCAGGCCGCAGGACAGTCACGCTCAGCGTCTGCGACGGCCaaccgcggcggcagcgtcgcGGCTCCTGCTCGGCAGCAATGTCCTAACAAAGCTTGTCCAAAGCCCAatgtcgtcgacggcacctGTCAAACCTGCGGTCGTGTCGCTGACGACAGCAACATTGTGGCCGAGGTCCAGTTTGGCGAATCCTCGTCGGGTGCGGCAGTCGTCCACGGTTCCTTCATCGGGGCCGATCAAGCCGGTGTTCGCAGCATGGGCCCGGCCTTCCGGAGGGTTGGCGGCACAGAGGATCGCGAGAAGAGCATCCGTGAGGCCCGTGGTCTCATGCAGGGTTACGCTCAGCAGCTCAGTGTGAGCGAGAGCCTGGTGACTGCCGGCACGCAGGTTTTCAAGCTGGCTTCCGGCGCCAACTTCATCCAGGGACGGACGCTCGCTAGTGTCGCTGCCGTTTGCCTGTATGCCGCTTGCCGCGCGGAACCGCCCTGCAAAGTAATGTTGATTGACCTGGCTGATCTGGTTCAACTTAACGTGTTCAAACTCGGGCGCATCTTCAAGAAGCTCAATGAAGTTGTTCCTATTGGGAACGACGGGCTCATTCCGGTGTACCCCGAGGATCTCATTTGGCGATTCGCGACCAAGATGGAGTTTCACCAAGAGACAGCCAAGGTTGCCGAAGACGCAGTCAGACTGGTCAAGCGAATGAGCCGCGATTGGATGGTCATGGGTCGACGGCCTTCCGGCATCTGCGGCGCTTGTTTGCTGATGGCGGCTCGCATGCACAACTTCCGACGCACGGTCCGCGAGGTTGTCTACATTGTCAAGGTCACCAATCACACCATTCAGAACAGACTCCAAGAGTTCAACATCACCGAGTCGAGTCAGATGTCGGTAGAGGACTTCCTGAAGCAAGATTTCCTAGAAAGCTCCCATGATCCTCCGTCCTTTTATCGGAAGTCGGATGAATATAGGAAGGTGATAGAGGACAAGTCACGAAAGAGAAAACGAAGTGCTACTGAAAACGGCGAAAATGGCGACATTACCTCGGTGGTCGAAACGGCTTTTCGTCAGCGAAGAATGACGGAAGGGGGCGCCGATTTGTCAAAAGCGCCCGCCATCAAATTTCGTCGGGACACTGAAGGATTCATCATTCCACCACTGCCCTCTCAGATCCCCAAAGACATGCCAAGTATCCGCGTCAACGACGAGAGCGTGGCGGAAGGCGAAGCATCGGAGAGTCTGGAAAACCTGGTCAACGAATTCGGCGACGCgattgacgaggagctggaccaggaagaaggggagggCGAGCAGTCTTCCAACAAGGGTAAACGCCGCGCCAAGCCACCACAACTTCCCATCGACGAGAACTGGGAGGAAGACGAACGAGAACTCGAAGGCCAAATCGAAGAAATGTTCAACGATCCGCTGACCTATGAGCACGCACTTGCGTATGCCAACGCCGAACAGCGCGCCAGGATCCACTCCGACTGGGCCCTCCAGCAACGGCCGTCCAAAGCCATATCCATGGCGGAGGAGGTGACAGAGGACGAGTTTGCCGACGATCCAGAGGTGCAGAATTGTCTGCTGTCGCCCGATGAGGCCCGTATCAAAGAGCTCATCTGGGTCAACCAAAACAAGGACTGGCTGCGACAGCACCAGGAGAAGCTGTTTCGAAAAAAGGTCGAGGCAGAGAGGCCAAAGCAGACACGCCGACGCCGGAAGCGCGCCAAGATGGGCGAAGGCCAGACCAGCCCGGCGAGTTCTGCGGCCGAGGCAGCCATCAATGTTGTCAAGGACAGGGCCTGGTCGAAGCGAATCAATTACGACGCCATCCGCAGCATCTTTGACATTCCCAATGCGGGTGGTCTCGGCTCGGCAGCGACGAGTCGCAAAACCAGCGTGGCTGGCAGCACGCTGGGGGGCGATGATGCCAATGAAGAGCCAGAGGAGAGTgttgccggcgacgacgaggcccagGAGGAAGAATACGAAGAGCGGGAGGACtatggcgacggcgacggcgacggcggcgaatTTGAGGGTGGATATGACGATGATGCCGATATGGATGCAGCATATGGCCTGGAGGATGACGAGTAAGCTTGGGCGTTGGATATTTAACAGGCGTGCCTTTTCTTCGGTGGACACGGGCGTTTAGATACCCGAATAGATGATACAATGTAGCTATTGTACACGGTACCGTCACCCTTTTTCACGCCTCTCATATCATGCAGGGCAACTAACTAGTACTTCGTAGTACATGGTCATATTGGCCGGCCCCTCTCCTTCTCTTAGACGCCGTGCACCTTTCTCCCCGCGACATACACGCTCCGTATATTCCTGTCATCGCCCGTCATGACAAACTTCTCGAGCATGGTCCTCGCCGAATCGTCCTCCTCGAGCGGCGCGTTGACACCGCCCACCTCGCCGCGCACGTCGACGACCAGCGCGTCAAACGCCTTGCCGCTCTCGAAATTgcccgcctcgccgccaaaCCCGACGACCTGCGCACCCCCCAGGGTCGCCATGTGGAAAACCTCTTCAAACGAcacggccgcggcgccgtcCTGCGCGTCCAGGTAGTCCCGCGCAAACGAGGCCACGAGGCTGTGCCGCATGGCGTTGAGCATGGACGACGAGTAGCCGCCGCCCGAGTCGGTGCCCAGACCTACCTTTATGCCGCTGCGCAGAAAGTCCCTCACGGGGGCGGCCATGAAGCCTCCCCCCACGGTCATGTTGGCGGTGGGACAGTGGGCGACGCCGCACCCGAGGCGGGCCAGGCGCCGGGTCTCGTAGTCGGTCATGATGGTGCAGTGGGCGAGGATGGAGCGGTCGTTGAGGAGGCCAAAGTGCTCGTAGAGGTCGGCCTCGTTGGTGAAGTCTGGGAACAGCGCGAGCGTcgcctccttctcctgctcCGACTCGTTGAAGTGCGTCTGGATGGCCATGTCTGGGTGCTCCCGCGCGAGGTCGCCCAGGCCCGCGAGCAGGCTGGGCTCGCAGCAGATTGCGAACCGGGGCGTGAGGACGTGGCGCACCAGCTCGCCGTCGGGGTCGATGCGCCGGATGTGCTTGATGCAGTCGAGCGTGGCCTGGAGGGACTCGcgctcgtcggcgtcgcggTAGTAGTCGGGTGCGTTTCTGCTCATGTTGCATTTGCCCACGAGGGCGCGCTGGCCGCGCGAGAGACAGGTGTCGGCTAGGATCTTGGTGGCCTCGCCGTGCTTGGAGCCGTAGTAGCTGGCTGTTGTGACGCCCTGGCGCAGCATGCCGTGCACGACGTGGCCGTAGACCCTTTTCGCGTGGGAGGCGTCCTCGAAGCGCGCTTCGTGGGGGAAGGCAACTTGGTCCAACCACTCGAGGATATGGAGgccctggccttggccgcggTGTAGCCATTGCGGAGCGTGGTGATGCGTGTCTACGAAGCCGGGCATGAGGAACTGCCCACGAGCCAGGTATGTGATGGGACATGAGGCGTAGTTGAGCGAGGCCAGCTTGGAAGAGACCTGATCGATGGGGATGTTGGCTTCGAGCGAGGCGATTCGGCCTGTGGGGGTGACGATGAGGAGGGCGTTCTCGAGGATGGCAAGGCTCGAGAGGGATGTGGCgtggatgacgacgccgtgAAAGGCGTGAGACCTGTCGTTTGTTGTCATTTTGTTTGCTTGACGTATATAACTATACGATGGATGAATTCACTGGAGCTGAGGGATATGGAAAGGTGGTTGAGATGTAGTGTTAACGATATGGAATGTCAAGATGAGGGGGAGAAGCGGAGGTCGTAGTCGATCATTGTTGGTGCACTTGCGGTGAGGGGTGGCTCGAAGCTACGACGTGGAAAGAAGATCCGTGAGCCGCCAGGTTGTATTGTGATATGACCGTGATCAATCTGGTGGTGGTAGATGCTGCTTCTGTTGAACATGATTGTATGTGCGTTGCTTGTACGAATGTTTACTAAGGTAGGTATGCAGTAATCATATAAAGTTCAAATAGCGAACGATTTACCACCCCGTGGGCCTTACTACTTCAGATGCCAACCAGGCGCATCCATAGTTCCCCCACGATATTTCATCTCCCATGATGCGAGTCAAACTACTCAGCTACATAACTCCATAAACAAAAAGCCTTCTTCGGGTATCACCTCCAGAATAAGCGCCTGAATAATATACaccactccgtactccgtatacaaTCCTGATTAAATTAATGTAGTATTCAGGGTTTCGGCGAATGAATTACTCCCTGCCATCTCCACCGGACGCCAAAACGCCCCGGACCATTCCATGTTGAATGGCCCACCAGAGATGCGAGATGGCGTCGGGCCGAAGCTCTCCTGACAGTCTTGGCAAGCCACTTCAGGGATGTCCGCTCTGCTAAACATTGGGTCCGTTAACGGCAGCCCTGCAAAATGCTGTCGACCGTGCGCAACTGTTCTGGGCCCTTTCACCGTCCAACCCATTTCAGCTCCAGCGTTCTCAAGACGGGATAGGCAATCGTGACTGAGATGAGAGTAAGCTCATCACCCACATCTCCTCCATACCTGCCAATCTTCTTGGCGATGGGCGCGATGTACTAATTTCGCCGTTAGCATGAGATGAGACCCAAAATCAGTCGCTCAGCTTCTTGGTTGGTTGCATACCCAGGTTTGGCACATGCCTAAGAATGAAAATCCAATGCCAATTAGCAGAGAACCTGTACCAGCCAAGCCCAGCGGTAGTCGTTTTGGGTCCTGCCACGCCGTCAAGTCATACCCTCCAATCATGGGCCGAAAATAAAAGTGCTCAATAAAGAGAATGACGGCGAATGCAAGAGTCCAATAACCGAGAATGGAGAGCAGGTTGTTAATAATTTCCTCCAACACATTACGGCCACCATAGGCGAGTGCAAATGTGACGAGACTCAAAATTGTGCACCAGAAGAACCGCGGAACAGCAACAAAGTGTTTGCCAAGGAGCTGCATGCAAAGCGCGCTGGAGTAAATATTCGCAATCGTGTCGCCAActgttttttgttttttagTCAAGTCAGCATAGGAGCCAGTTTAGTCGCCTGCACCACGTATAAGACCTACGGAACGATAGGGCGAAGAAGACACAGGCAAACTTGCCCCAGGCGTCAGGGGGTGACATGATGGCAAGAATGAGACCGCCCGTGCCACTTTGGCGGTGAATGCTGGATAGCGTCTCGTTTGTCAGTACAATCCCCCCGAGGAGATTACCCAGAATTCCAACAAATATTGTAGGCACGATCAAGCCAATATATGTCAGCCCAAACACCAACCATTTACTAGTTGCGACGGGATAGTGGATGTAGTAGTCGCCCGCTATCGGACACCAAGAAGCGCAGACGccgaagatgatggcaaagtaCGACAAACAGCCCCCGCTAAGATCGATTCCAGAGCTTAGACCGGCGTCAGGTGTTGGGGAAAAGTACTTGGCAGACTGTCCGTAGAGGACACAGATGAGGACCAAAGCAAAGAACCAGGCATATCTTTCGTAGTGATGGATAACTCGGTAGCCTAACAAAGACACTACAAAGGCAGCAAg is part of the Metarhizium brunneum chromosome 4, complete sequence genome and harbors:
- the brf1 gene encoding Transcription factor IIIB subunit, with protein sequence MSSFLTPTRKPSAGGPAKSPFARPNAARALREREERRQMQAAGQSRSASATANRGGSVAAPARQQCPNKACPKPNVVDGTCQTCGRVADDSNIVAEVQFGESSSGAAVVHGSFIGADQAGVRSMGPAFRRVGGTEDREKSIREARGLMQGYAQQLSVSESLVTAGTQVFKLASGANFIQGRTLASVAAVCLYAACRAEPPCKVMLIDLADLVQLNVFKLGRIFKKLNEVVPIGNDGLIPVYPEDLIWRFATKMEFHQETAKVAEDAVRLVKRMSRDWMVMGRRPSGICGACLLMAARMHNFRRTVREVVYIVKVTNHTIQNRLQEFNITESSQMSVEDFLKQDFLESSHDPPSFYRKSDEYRKVIEDKSRKRKRSATENGENGDITSVVETAFRQRRMTEGGADLSKAPAIKFRRDTEGFIIPPLPSQIPKDMPSIRVNDESVAEGEASESLENLVNEFGDAIDEELDQEEGEGEQSSNKGKRRAKPPQLPIDENWEEDERELEGQIEEMFNDPLTYEHALAYANAEQRARIHSDWALQQRPSKAISMAEEVTEDEFADDPEVQNCLLSPDEARIKELIWVNQNKDWLRQHQEKLFRKKVEAERPKQTRRRRKRAKMGEGQTSPASSAAEAAINVVKDRAWSKRINYDAIRSIFDIPNAGGLGSAATSRKTSVAGSTLGGDDANEEPEESVAGDDEAQEEEYEEREDYGDGDGDGGEFEGGYDDDADMDAAYGLEDDE
- the FCY2 gene encoding Purine-cytosine permease FCY2 → MPSSTPPSTPGAGGEIEKHTTLPHTNLTDDLAGSSSQESADHGDARIDAIQQKKPILRFLANLESRIDRFAKFEAMGVERVPEDKRRPPQILNMIFFWFSVLFSPTMIQIGILGPILGLAVNTSIILTIFATLSGSTVPAFTATLSPMTGLRQVAVSRYSLGLWGSKLAAVLNVVINIGYATIAAILGGQLLRAVSGGSLALVVGIVIVILAAFVVSLLGYRVIHHYERYAWFFALVLICVLYGQSAKYFSPTPDAGLSSGIDLSGGCLSYFAIIFGVCASWCPIAGDYYIHYPVATSKWLVFGLTYIGLIVPTIFVGILGNLLGGIVLTNETLSSIHRQSGTGGLILAIMSPPDAWGKFACVFFALSFLGDTIANIYSSALCMQLLGKHFVAVPRFFWCTILSLVTFALAYGGRNVLEEIINNLLSILGYWTLAFAVILFIEHFYFRPMIGGYDLTAWQDPKRLPLGLAGTGSLLIGIGFSFLGMCQTWYIAPIAKKIGRYGGDVGDELTLISVTIAYPVLRTLELKWVGR